A window of Phyllopteryx taeniolatus isolate TA_2022b chromosome 19, UOR_Ptae_1.2, whole genome shotgun sequence contains these coding sequences:
- the atxn2l gene encoding ataxin-2-like protein isoform X4 → MANARNRTSAKPSFQSSPVFEGVYNNARMLHFLTAVVCELAVDAVHKRSVEISTSTPPRREDITDTMIFSPSDLVTMICKDVDLNYATRDTFTDTAISSTRVNGEHKEKVLQRWEGGDSNGESYNLDTDASNGWDANEMFRYNEVKYGVTSTYDSSLSMYTVPLERGNSEVYRQREARATRLASEIESSPQYRHRAGLENDEGKSEEDKYSAVVRDSTDRERGHESPRERERGRDSPGAREVKYIPLPQRQREMNRERAERGPGGPPPHSRLTGGYRSTPPSSSSSPRPPLPPAAGPQSGVSPSERSSPLSGRSGAYAAHHPQGSPSPGPGSGPASPYTPASPGAAPPSAASLSTAHSPTSPPAPHGHLVPHSHSVPHSLSEAARPVNGVATRTSPKAQRPPQSSRTVRTPNTHAQSTATRSPKSASSQDTPYLDTSSISLPVQKTSGPAPLFPVDVNEILGAAAKERSVESPGGTEESKSSKAPSVQQRSQIEELRKFGKEFRLQPSGGSSSSPSSPAAATPPAVGDATQASAAKPSPSDAHAASEPKPQPPVPSSSHPHPLPLPSDEASKEAVTPGAPNSVAAGAVPDRHSPAAPQPARTPGSEEGTSERTEGVADQVKKSTLNPNAKEFNPIKAQMPMTKPNTAPTPPRPTPPSPVVIQHPGGQGPLYNAPYLSYVSQIHSVQTPQMYQYTMSAVGQGKYPRTKGSVVAPRSDHGTSAPPMLQAAASAAGAPLVASPYPQSYLQYTPQQYGQQQVIQAMSPYPGQPMYSMLQGGARMIGQGGGPHPQALGPPGGPQFQTQGDGPQGPQQGIYAPQSFSHHSGAVHQPQPSSTPTGNQPPPQHAAPSPGQNAQSGPQPQSLYHSGPLSAPTPPNMPPGHTSPQGSYPIQGYSIHGHQGIPPTYPLGQLTQAHVQGAMSGPHHTGSHGQPQLVMLQPPPQQGPGSVPQHPQHGPQQGTHQHFYIGHPQAMQVQTHPASFHPPGN, encoded by the exons ATGGCTAACGCAAG GAATCGAACTTCTGCAAAACCGTCGTTCCAGTCTTCTCCT GTTTTTGAGGGTGTTTACAACAATGCTAGAATGCTTCATTTCCTCACAGCTGTTGTG TGCGAGTTGGCTGTGGACGCTGTGCACAAACGCAGCGTGGAGATCTCGACATCGACTCCACCGCGGAGGGAAGACATCACTGACACCATGATCTTCAGCCCTTCAGACTTGGTTACTATGATATGCAAAGACGTAGACCTCAACTATGCCACCAGAG ATACCTTCACCGACACCGCCATCAGCTCCACTCGCGTCAACGGAGAACACAAAGAGAAGGTGTTGCAGAGATGGGAGGGAGGAGACAGCAATGGGGAGAGTTATAATCTGGACACTGATGCA TCCAACGGCTGGGATGCCAACGAGATGTTCCGTTACAATGAAGTGAAATATGGAGTCACGTCAACGTATGATTCCAGCCTTTCTATGTATAC TGTGCCACTAGAAAGAGGCAACTCCGAAGTGTACCGACAGAGGGAGGCCCGCGCTACCCGCCTGGCCAGTGAGATTGAGTCCAGCCCCCAGTATCGCCACCGAGCGGGCTTGGAGAACGACGAGGGTAAAAGTGAGGAAGACAAGTACAGCGCTGTGGTGCGCGACAGTACCGATCGGGAGCGAGGCCACGAGAGTCCCCGTGAACGGGAAAGGGGCCGAGATAGCCCTGGAGCCAG GGAGGTCAAGTACATCCCATTACCTCAGCGGCAAAGGGAGATGAACAGAGAGCGAGCCGAGAGAGGTCCCGGGGGTCCTCCGCCTCACAGTCGTCTCACTGGGGGTTATCGCTCCACCCCTccatcctcttcctcatctcCCAGACCCCCACTGCCCCCCGCAGCCGGCCCCCAATCTGGCGTCTCCCCCTCGGAGCGAAGCAGCCCCCTGTCTGGCCGAAGCGGGGCATACGCTGCTCACCACCCCCAGGGAAGCCCCAGTCCAGGCCCCGGCTCTGGTCCCGCCAGTCCGTACACGCCCGCTTCTCCGGGGGCGGCACCACCCTCTGCTGCCTCCCTCTCTACTGCCCATTCTCCGACTAGCCCACCTGCCCCCCATGGACACTTAGTGCCACATTCCCACTCCGTACCACACTCCCTGTCAGAGGCTGCTAGACCTGTCAATGGAG TCGCCACCAGGACTTCTCCCAAAGCTCAAAGACCTCCACAGTCGAGCAGAACAGTTCGCACTCCCAACACACATGCTCAGTCCACTG CCACTCGCTCGCCGAAATCAGCCTCTTCCCAGGACACGCCTTATTTAGACACGTCGTCCATCTCCTTGCCGGTGCAGAAGACTTCCGGCCCCGCCCCTCTCTTCCCCGTGGATG TGAATGAGATCCTTGGCGCCGCTGCAAAAGAACGCTCCGTGGAGAGCCCCGGTGGCACGGAGGAAAGCAAGAGCAGCAAAG CTCCTTCAGTTCAACAAAGGTCACAAATTGAGGAGCTACGAAAGTTtggcaaggaatttagg CTCCAGCCAAGTGGAGGCAGCTCAAGCTCTCCGAGCTCTCCCGCAGCGGCGACTCCCCCCGCGGTAGGCGATGCCACGCAGGCCAGCGCAGCCAAACCTTCGCCGTCAGACGCTCACGCCGCTTCCGAACCAAAGCCGCAGCCCCCCGTCCCCAGCTCCTCCCACCCTCACCCTTTGCCACTCCCGTCCGATGAAGCCTCCAAGGAGGCCGTCACGCCAGGTGCCCCCAACTCTGTTGCCGCGGGAGCCGTTCCAGACAGGCATTCACCGGCTGCCCCTCAGCCGGCCAGGACCCCAGGAAGTGAGGAAGGCACGTCAGAGCGCACGGAGGGTGTGGCAga CCAAGTGAAGAAATCCACGTTAAACCCCAACGCTAAAGAATTCAACCCCATCAAAGCTCAGATGCCTATG ACAAAACCCAACACTGCGCCCACCCCGCCCCGACCCACTCCCCCGAGCCCCGTGGTCATTCAGCACCCAGGGGGGCAGGGTCCGCTCTACAACGCCCCCTACCTGTCCTATGTGTCGCAGATTCATTCTGTACAG accCCACAAATGTACCAGTACACTATGTCTGCCGTCGGCCAGGGAAAGTACCCCAGGACCAAAG GCTCTGTGGTGGCGCCGCGTTCAGACCATGGCACGTCGGCACCCCCTATGCTGCAAGCTGCGGCGTCAGCCGCCGGCGCCCCCTTGGTTGCCTCCCCTTACCCTCAGTCCTACCTTCAGTACACCCCGCAGCAGTATGGTCAGCAGCAGGTCATCCAGGCTATGTCACCCTACCCTGGACAG CCCATGTACTCCATGCTGCAGGGGGGAGCTAGGATGATAGGGCAAGGCGGGGGTCCCCATCCGCAAGCCCTTGGACCTCCAGGAGGCCCACAGTTCCAGACACAGGGGGATGGGCCACAGGGACCTCAGCAGGGCATCTATG CGCCGCAGTCCTTCTCCCACCACTCGGGGGCAGTACATCAGCCACAGCCATCCAGTACCCCAACGGGCAACCAGCCCCCACCCCAGCATGCCGCACCCAGCCCCGGACAG AATGCGCAGTCAGGCCCACAGCCCCAGTCCTTGTACCACTCGGGTCCACTATCGGCACCAACCCCACCCAACATGCCGCCGGGCCACACGTCCCCGCAGGGCTCCTACCCCATTCAGGGCTACAGCATCCACGGCCACCAGGGCATCCCGCCCACGTACCCCCTGGGGCAATTGACGCAG GCCCATGTACAAGGAGCCATGTCAGGTCCCCACCACACGGGGAGCCACGGTCAGCCCCAGTTAGTGATGCTGCAGCCTCCCCCGCAGCAGGGGCCCGGCTCGGTGCCCCAGCACCCGCAGCACGGACCGCAGCAAGGAACACACCAACACTTTTACATCGGACATCCGCAAG CAATGCAGGTTCAGACACACCCGGCCTCCTTCCATCCACCTGGAAACTAA